From one Streptomyces sp. N50 genomic stretch:
- the purD gene encoding phosphoribosylamine--glycine ligase: MKVLVIGTGAREHALCHSLSNDPNVTALHCAPGNAGIAEVAEPHQVDPLDGAAVAALATELGAELVVVGPEAPLVAGVADAVREAGIPVFGPSGEAAQLEGSKAFAKEVMAAAGVPTARSYVCTTPEEVDEALDAFGAPYVVKDDGLAAGKGVVVTDDLDAAKAHANACERVVIEEFLDGPEVSLFAITDGVTVVPLQPAQDFKRALDGDEGPNTGGMGAYSPLPWADPKLVDEVMQTVLQPTVDEMRRRGTPFSGLLYAGLAITSRGVRVIEFNARFGDPETQVVLARLKTPLAGVLLAAADGTLDDLAPLRWSEDAAVTVVIASHNYPGTPRTGDPITGLDEVAAQDAPHAYVLHAGTKYDGDDVVSAGGRVLSVTATGTDLTQARERAYAAVARVRLDGSQHRTDIAAKAATGE; this comes from the coding sequence GTGAAGGTCCTCGTCATCGGTACCGGCGCCCGCGAACACGCCCTGTGCCATTCCCTGTCCAACGACCCCAACGTCACCGCCCTGCACTGCGCCCCCGGCAACGCAGGCATCGCCGAGGTGGCCGAGCCGCACCAGGTCGACCCCCTCGACGGCGCGGCCGTAGCCGCGCTGGCGACCGAACTCGGTGCCGAGCTCGTCGTGGTCGGCCCGGAGGCACCCCTCGTCGCCGGGGTCGCCGACGCCGTACGCGAGGCGGGCATCCCGGTGTTCGGCCCCTCCGGGGAAGCCGCGCAGCTGGAGGGCTCCAAGGCCTTCGCCAAGGAAGTGATGGCGGCGGCCGGAGTCCCCACCGCCCGCTCCTACGTCTGCACGACCCCGGAAGAGGTCGACGAGGCCCTCGACGCCTTCGGTGCGCCGTACGTCGTGAAGGACGACGGACTGGCCGCAGGCAAGGGCGTCGTCGTCACAGACGACCTCGACGCGGCGAAGGCGCACGCCAACGCCTGCGAGCGGGTCGTCATCGAGGAGTTCCTCGACGGCCCCGAGGTCTCCCTCTTCGCGATCACCGACGGCGTCACCGTCGTCCCGCTCCAGCCCGCGCAGGACTTCAAGCGCGCGCTCGACGGCGACGAGGGCCCGAACACCGGCGGCATGGGCGCGTACTCCCCGCTGCCGTGGGCCGACCCGAAGCTGGTGGACGAGGTCATGCAGACCGTCCTCCAGCCCACCGTCGACGAGATGCGCCGCCGCGGCACCCCCTTCTCCGGCCTCCTCTACGCCGGTCTCGCGATCACCAGTCGCGGCGTCCGGGTCATCGAGTTCAACGCCCGCTTCGGCGACCCGGAGACCCAGGTGGTCCTGGCCCGCCTGAAGACCCCGCTGGCCGGCGTCCTGCTCGCCGCCGCCGACGGCACCCTCGACGACCTGGCCCCCCTGCGCTGGAGCGAGGACGCGGCGGTCACCGTCGTCATCGCCTCGCACAACTACCCCGGCACCCCCCGTACCGGCGACCCGATCACCGGCCTCGACGAGGTGGCCGCCCAGGACGCCCCGCACGCGTACGTGCTGCACGCCGGGACCAAGTACGACGGCGACGACGTCGTCAGCGCGGGCGGCCGCGTCCTCTCCGTCACGGCGACCGGCACGGACCTCACCCAGGCCCGCGAGCGCGCGTACGCGGCCGTGGCCCGCGTCCGCCTCGACGGTTCACAGCACCGCACGGACATCGCGGCGAAGGCGGCGACGGGCGAGTAA
- a CDS encoding response regulator transcription factor translates to MTAPVVRLLLADDEHLIRGALAALLGLEDDLVVVAEAATGPEALAMARAHEPDVAVLDLQMPGADGVKVATSLRAELPKCRVLIVTGHGRPGHLKRALAAGVRGFVPKTVSAQRLAEIIRTVHAGNRYVDPELAADAISAGDSPLTAREAEVLELAADGAPVAEIAERAALSQGTVRNYLSSAVSKLGAENRHAAVRLARERGWV, encoded by the coding sequence ATGACCGCCCCCGTCGTAAGACTCCTGCTCGCCGATGACGAGCACCTCATCCGGGGTGCGCTCGCCGCGTTGCTCGGGCTGGAGGATGACCTTGTGGTGGTGGCCGAGGCCGCGACCGGGCCCGAGGCGCTTGCCATGGCTCGGGCGCATGAGCCGGATGTGGCGGTGCTGGATCTTCAGATGCCGGGGGCGGACGGTGTGAAGGTGGCCACATCGTTGCGGGCCGAACTGCCCAAGTGCCGGGTGTTGATCGTGACCGGGCACGGTCGGCCCGGACATCTCAAGAGGGCGCTGGCGGCTGGGGTGCGGGGGTTCGTGCCCAAGACCGTCAGCGCGCAGCGGCTCGCCGAGATCATCCGTACCGTGCATGCCGGAAATCGTTACGTCGACCCCGAGTTGGCCGCCGACGCGATCTCCGCCGGGGACTCGCCGCTGACCGCCCGCGAGGCCGAGGTGCTGGAGCTGGCCGCCGACGGGGCGCCGGTCGCGGAGATCGCCGAACGGGCCGCGCTCTCGCAGGGGACCGTACGGAACTATCTCTCCTCCGCCGTCTCGAAACTCGGGGCCGAGAACCGTCATGCGGCAGTGCGTCTCGCACGCGAGCGAGGTTGGGTATAG
- a CDS encoding N,N-dimethylformamidase beta subunit family domain-containing protein, protein MGSEQIRRWESGALAHAVTDPFGQGPVPWLRGSETYFDDTGHVVPWYVDPPPAQPPAHTPGRNTPKVPTPRASASGGAPRSADDVRRQIKGFTSAGAVAPGEALDFHVTVDPPQEFAVDIYRIGHYGGDGAAKITTSPRLSGIVQPPPLTADRTVSCHHWWLSWRLQIPTYWSIGAYVAVLTTADGYRSHIPFTVRDNHPADLLLLLPDITWQAYNLYPEDGHTGASLYHAWDDDGRLLGESEAATTVSFDRPYAGAGLPLHVGHAYDFIRWAERYGYDLAYADARDLHSGRVDPTRYRGLVFPGHDEYWSAQMRRTVEHARDHGTSLVFLSANTMYWQVELGPSPSGVPDRLLTCRKRRGPGKPVLWREVDRPEQQLVGIQYAGRVPEPYPLIVRNADHWLWEATGAGEGDPVEGLVAGEADRYFPRTQLPPHEERILLAHSPYADGEGALRHQETSLYRAPSGSLVFASGTFAWSPALDRPGHVDARVQRATANLLDRICKHD, encoded by the coding sequence ATGGGCTCGGAGCAGATCCGCCGCTGGGAGTCCGGAGCGCTCGCGCACGCCGTCACGGACCCCTTCGGACAGGGCCCCGTCCCCTGGCTCCGGGGCAGCGAGACCTACTTCGACGACACCGGCCACGTGGTCCCCTGGTACGTGGACCCGCCCCCGGCCCAGCCTCCGGCCCACACCCCCGGCAGAAACACCCCCAAGGTCCCCACCCCGCGAGCCTCCGCATCCGGCGGAGCCCCCCGCTCCGCCGACGACGTCCGCCGCCAGATCAAGGGATTCACCTCCGCCGGCGCGGTCGCCCCCGGCGAGGCCCTCGACTTCCATGTCACGGTCGACCCGCCCCAGGAGTTCGCCGTCGACATCTACCGCATCGGCCACTACGGCGGTGACGGCGCAGCCAAGATCACCACCAGCCCCCGCCTCTCGGGCATCGTGCAGCCCCCGCCGCTCACCGCCGACCGCACGGTCTCCTGCCACCACTGGTGGCTGTCCTGGCGCCTGCAGATCCCGACTTACTGGAGCATCGGCGCGTACGTGGCCGTCCTCACCACCGCCGACGGCTACCGCTCCCACATCCCCTTCACGGTCCGCGACAACCACCCCGCCGACCTGCTCCTCCTCCTGCCGGACATCACCTGGCAGGCCTACAACCTCTACCCGGAGGACGGCCACACCGGCGCGAGCCTCTACCACGCCTGGGACGACGACGGCCGCCTCCTCGGCGAGTCCGAGGCCGCGACGACGGTCTCCTTCGACCGCCCGTACGCGGGCGCGGGCCTGCCCCTCCACGTCGGCCACGCCTACGACTTCATCCGCTGGGCCGAGCGCTACGGCTACGACCTCGCCTACGCCGACGCCCGCGACCTGCACTCCGGACGCGTGGACCCCACCCGCTACCGGGGGCTGGTCTTCCCGGGCCACGACGAGTACTGGTCGGCACAGATGCGCCGTACCGTCGAGCACGCCCGCGACCACGGCACGTCCCTCGTCTTCCTCTCCGCCAACACCATGTACTGGCAAGTGGAGTTGGGGCCGTCCCCGTCCGGCGTCCCCGACCGCCTGCTCACCTGCCGCAAGCGCCGGGGCCCGGGCAAACCGGTGCTGTGGCGTGAAGTCGACCGCCCCGAGCAGCAGTTGGTGGGGATCCAGTACGCGGGCCGGGTGCCCGAGCCGTATCCCCTGATCGTGCGCAACGCCGACCACTGGCTGTGGGAGGCGACCGGCGCCGGCGAGGGCGACCCGGTCGAGGGCCTGGTCGCGGGCGAGGCCGACCGGTACTTCCCGCGCACCCAGCTGCCCCCGCACGAGGAGCGCATCCTGCTCGCCCACTCCCCGTACGCGGACGGCGAGGGCGCCCTCCGCCACCAGGAGACGTCCCTGTACCGGGCGCCGTCCGGCTCCCTCGTCTTCGCCTCCGGCACCTTCGCCTGGTCACCGGCCCTGGACCGCCCCGGCCATGTGGACGCCCGGGTCCAGCGCGCCACGGCCAACCTCCTGGACCGCATCTGCAAGCACGACTGA
- a CDS encoding histone-like nucleoid-structuring protein Lsr2, translating to MAQKVVVTLFDDIDGSEAAETIAFGLDGKSYEIDLNQANAKKLRKALAPYVDAGRKRSRSGKAYRQTEVAPDPAAVRAWAQANKMDVPARGRIPKKVYEAFAAAQ from the coding sequence GTGGCGCAGAAGGTCGTGGTCACTCTCTTTGACGACATCGACGGCTCGGAAGCGGCGGAAACGATCGCCTTCGGGCTCGACGGCAAGTCGTACGAGATCGACCTGAATCAAGCCAATGCCAAGAAACTGCGTAAGGCGCTCGCGCCCTACGTGGACGCAGGTCGCAAGCGGTCGAGGTCGGGCAAGGCCTACCGCCAGACCGAGGTCGCCCCCGACCCGGCGGCCGTCCGGGCGTGGGCCCAGGCGAACAAGATGGACGTGCCGGCGCGCGGACGCATCCCCAAGAAGGTCTACGAGGCGTTCGCCGCCGCGCAGTAG
- a CDS encoding ABC transporter permease gives MTTTPVGRLRALGRAELALLGRNRSAVVTALLVPLALPFSVRPAVDQMNLKGEGLTVGAVMLTAAIGFSLLFAVYSSLVSAFVSRREELVLKRLRTGELGDAEILAGTGLPAVCVGFVQSVLLAVACVVLLDAGAPAMPQLVVVGLLFGLFLAAALAALTATVTRTAESAQVTALPVLFASMMGSGIIIPLQLLPDRVADVCQFLPLSPAIRLISGGWNGDLSGYDALGAVLTALAWTVLAVFAVRRWFRWEPRR, from the coding sequence ATGACGACCACTCCGGTGGGGCGGCTGCGGGCGCTGGGGCGGGCCGAGTTGGCGTTGCTGGGGCGGAACCGTAGTGCGGTGGTCACGGCGCTGCTCGTGCCACTGGCGCTGCCGTTCAGCGTGCGGCCGGCCGTCGACCAGATGAATCTCAAGGGGGAGGGGCTGACGGTCGGGGCGGTGATGCTCACCGCCGCGATCGGGTTCTCGCTGCTGTTCGCCGTGTACTCGTCGCTGGTGAGTGCCTTCGTCTCGCGGCGGGAGGAGCTGGTTCTGAAGCGGTTGCGGACCGGGGAGCTGGGTGACGCCGAGATCCTCGCGGGGACCGGGCTGCCGGCGGTGTGCGTCGGGTTCGTGCAGTCCGTGCTGCTGGCGGTGGCGTGCGTGGTGCTGCTTGATGCGGGGGCGCCCGCGATGCCCCAACTCGTCGTCGTAGGGCTGCTGTTCGGGCTCTTCCTGGCCGCCGCGCTGGCCGCCCTCACGGCGACTGTCACGAGGACTGCGGAGAGCGCTCAGGTGACCGCGCTGCCGGTGCTGTTCGCGTCCATGATGGGGTCCGGGATCATCATCCCGCTCCAGCTCCTGCCCGACCGGGTCGCGGACGTCTGCCAGTTCCTCCCCCTCTCCCCCGCGATCCGGCTGATCAGCGGCGGCTGGAACGGCGACCTGTCCGGCTACGACGCCCTCGGCGCCGTCCTGACCGCGCTGGCCTGGACCGTCCTCGCGGTGTTTGCTGTACGGCGGTGGTTCCGGTGGGAACCGCGGCGCTGA
- the purS gene encoding phosphoribosylformylglycinamidine synthase subunit PurS, with translation MARVVVDVMLKPEILDPQGQAVQRALPRLGFEGISDVRQGKRFELEVDGPVDEAALARIHDLAESFLANTVIEDFTVKVEEVAEAAK, from the coding sequence GTGGCACGCGTCGTAGTCGACGTCATGCTCAAGCCGGAGATCCTCGACCCCCAGGGCCAGGCGGTCCAGCGTGCGCTGCCACGCCTGGGTTTCGAAGGCATCTCCGATGTACGTCAGGGAAAGCGATTCGAACTGGAAGTTGACGGCCCGGTCGACGAGGCCGCGCTCGCCCGCATCCACGATCTTGCGGAATCCTTCCTCGCCAACACGGTGATCGAGGACTTCACCGTCAAGGTGGAAGAAGTGGCGGAGGCGGCCAAGTGA
- a CDS encoding ABC transporter ATP-binding protein, giving the protein MDTNEHEHVIEVTDLRRVYGGGFEAVRGITFSVRRGEVFALLGTNGAGKTSTVELLEGLAPASGGRVRVLGHDPYSERAAVRPRTGVMLQEGGFPSELTVAETARMWAGCTSGARPEAEALALVGLARRADVRVKQLSGGERRRLDLALALLGSPEVLFLDEPTTGLDAEGRRDTWELVRALRDGGTTVLLTTHYLEEAEGLADRLAILSEGRIAVTGTPAEVTAGRPSRISFELPSGYFVGDLPPLGELGVVRHEVAGRVVRLETHELQRAATGVLVWAERAGIELRRLEVRSASLEEAFLGIAREQQEVAV; this is encoded by the coding sequence ATGGACACCAACGAACACGAACACGTGATTGAGGTCACTGACCTACGCCGTGTGTACGGGGGCGGGTTCGAGGCTGTGCGGGGGATCACCTTCTCCGTGCGGCGCGGGGAGGTCTTCGCGCTCCTGGGCACCAACGGCGCGGGCAAGACGTCCACGGTCGAACTTCTCGAGGGGCTCGCGCCGGCGTCCGGCGGCCGGGTGCGCGTCCTCGGCCACGATCCCTACAGCGAGCGGGCCGCCGTACGGCCGCGGACCGGGGTGATGTTGCAGGAGGGCGGGTTTCCGTCCGAGCTGACCGTCGCGGAGACCGCGCGGATGTGGGCGGGCTGTACGAGCGGGGCGCGGCCCGAGGCGGAGGCGCTCGCGCTGGTCGGGCTCGCGCGGCGGGCGGACGTACGGGTGAAGCAGTTGTCCGGGGGTGAGCGGCGGCGGCTCGATCTGGCGCTGGCGCTGCTCGGGTCGCCCGAGGTGCTGTTCCTCGACGAGCCGACGACCGGGCTCGACGCCGAAGGGCGGCGGGACACCTGGGAGTTGGTGCGGGCGTTGCGCGACGGCGGGACGACCGTTCTGCTGACCACGCACTACCTGGAGGAGGCGGAAGGGCTCGCCGACCGGCTCGCGATTCTCAGCGAGGGGCGGATCGCGGTCACCGGAACGCCGGCCGAGGTGACGGCGGGGCGGCCGTCGCGGATCTCGTTCGAGCTGCCCTCGGGTTACTTCGTGGGGGACCTGCCGCCGCTCGGTGAGCTGGGGGTCGTCCGGCATGAGGTGGCGGGTCGGGTCGTACGGCTGGAGACGCATGAGCTGCAGCGGGCGGCCACCGGGGTGTTGGTGTGGGCCGAGCGGGCGGGGATCGAACTGCGGCGGCTCGAAGTGCGGTCGGCCTCGCTGGAAGAGGCGTTTCTGGGGATCGCGCGCGAGCAGCAGGAGGTGGCGGTGTGA
- a CDS encoding phosphoribosylaminoimidazolesuccinocarboxamide synthase: MSGFVEKPEPLQVPGLTHLHTGKVRELYQNEAGELVMVASDRMSAYDWVLPTEIPDKGRVLTQLSLWWFDQLADLIPNHVLGTDLPPGAPADWAGRTLICKSLQMVPVECVARGYLTGSGLLEYDVSRTVCGLALPEGLVDGSELPAPIFTPATKAAVGEHDENVSYEEVARQVGADTAAQLRQATLAVYGRARDIARDRGIILADTKFEFGYEGGTLIAADEVLTPDSSRFWPAETWEPGHAQPSYDKQFVRDWLTSAESGWDRKSEQPPPALPQQVVDATRAKYIEAYERLTGLNWS; the protein is encoded by the coding sequence GTGTCCGGATTCGTAGAAAAGCCCGAGCCGCTCCAGGTTCCGGGCCTGACGCACCTCCACACCGGCAAGGTGCGCGAGCTCTACCAGAACGAGGCGGGCGAGCTCGTGATGGTCGCCAGCGACCGCATGTCCGCGTACGACTGGGTACTGCCGACGGAGATCCCCGACAAGGGCCGGGTCCTCACCCAGCTCTCCCTCTGGTGGTTCGACCAGCTCGCCGACCTGATCCCCAACCACGTCCTCGGCACCGACCTCCCGCCCGGCGCCCCCGCCGACTGGGCGGGCCGCACGCTGATCTGCAAGTCCCTCCAGATGGTCCCGGTCGAGTGCGTGGCCCGCGGCTACCTCACCGGCTCGGGCCTGCTGGAGTACGACGTCTCCCGCACGGTCTGCGGCCTCGCCCTCCCCGAGGGCCTGGTCGACGGCAGCGAGCTCCCGGCCCCGATCTTCACCCCGGCGACGAAGGCGGCCGTAGGGGAGCACGACGAGAACGTGTCGTACGAGGAGGTCGCCCGTCAGGTCGGCGCGGACACCGCCGCGCAGCTGCGCCAGGCGACCCTCGCGGTGTACGGGCGGGCCCGGGACATCGCGCGGGACCGGGGGATCATCCTCGCGGACACGAAGTTCGAGTTCGGCTACGAGGGCGGGACGCTGATCGCGGCCGACGAGGTCCTCACCCCGGACTCGTCCCGCTTCTGGCCGGCCGAGACCTGGGAGCCGGGCCACGCGCAGCCGTCGTACGACAAGCAGTTCGTGCGCGACTGGCTGACCTCGGCCGAGTCGGGCTGGGACCGCAAGAGCGAGCAGCCGCCGCCGGCGCTTCCGCAGCAGGTGGTGGACGCGACCCGCGCGAAGTACATCGAGGCGTACGAGCGCCTCACGGGCCTGAACTGGAGCTAG
- the purQ gene encoding phosphoribosylformylglycinamidine synthase subunit PurQ, protein MTARIGVVTFPGSLDDRDTQRAIRLAGAEPVALWHKDKNLHQVDAVVLPGGFSYGDYLRAGAISRFSPVMETVIEQAKSGLPVLGICNGFQILTEAHLLPGAMLGNNHLHFICRDQKLRVENADTAWTSDYTSGQEIHIPLKNMDGRYVADEHTLDELEAEGRVVFRYLDVNPNGSLRDIAGITNAAGNVVGLMPHPEHAVEPLVGSGRTDGLPFFTSILKKLVNA, encoded by the coding sequence GTGACCGCTCGTATTGGCGTCGTCACTTTCCCCGGCAGCCTGGACGACCGCGACACCCAGCGCGCGATCCGTCTCGCCGGCGCCGAGCCGGTAGCCCTCTGGCACAAGGACAAGAACCTCCACCAGGTCGACGCGGTCGTCCTCCCGGGCGGTTTTTCCTACGGCGACTATCTGCGCGCGGGCGCCATCTCCCGTTTCTCGCCGGTGATGGAGACGGTCATCGAGCAGGCGAAGTCGGGACTCCCCGTCCTGGGCATCTGCAACGGCTTCCAGATCCTCACCGAGGCGCACCTCCTCCCCGGCGCGATGCTCGGCAACAACCACCTGCACTTCATCTGCCGTGACCAGAAACTGCGGGTGGAGAACGCGGACACCGCCTGGACCAGCGACTACACGTCCGGCCAGGAGATCCACATCCCGCTGAAGAACATGGACGGCCGCTACGTCGCCGACGAGCACACGCTCGACGAGCTGGAGGCGGAGGGCCGCGTCGTCTTCCGCTACCTGGACGTGAACCCGAACGGTTCCCTGCGGGACATCGCCGGCATCACGAACGCCGCCGGAAACGTCGTAGGCCTCATGCCGCACCCCGAGCACGCGGTCGAGCCGCTCGTCGGGTCCGGCCGCACCGACGGCCTCCCCTTCTTCACCTCGATCCTCAAGAAGCTGGTCAACGCATGA
- a CDS encoding sensor histidine kinase: MGTAALTYGDHVMQATGGWWGRKSTPGKVETYTRWSFHFFAVVEVAAVGLPAFAQAGTGLAAWLPAVVIVHAVLCSRTASQALDWTRGRREQPVRLLGALGTVTAVIAVGSVVLSERGPGGEHVAAAASTVFVGVLSFGAGTLTLGVRGRWHVLAVVAGSVAGALLVQLPLGVAAPAALGTAFAVLVTCGGLAFTSVFSVWLLDAVYELDEARETRARLAVAEERLRFGRDLHDVMGRNLSVIALKSELAVQLARRGRAEAVEQMIEVQRIARESQREVRDVVRGYREADLRLELAGAQGVLAAAGIDCEVTGDAAGLPVEVQSALGWVVREATTNVLRHGDAGRCVVGVRVAGGRVVLTVENDGAKTVGGGGVGAGDDGGGGGGGGKGGSGLVGLRERLTAVGGELEAGAVDGDRFRVVATVPLPSATGAGGGAS, from the coding sequence GTGGGAACCGCGGCGCTGACGTACGGGGATCACGTGATGCAGGCGACGGGCGGCTGGTGGGGGCGGAAGAGCACGCCCGGGAAGGTCGAGACGTACACGCGGTGGTCCTTCCACTTCTTCGCGGTGGTCGAGGTCGCGGCCGTCGGGCTGCCGGCCTTCGCGCAGGCCGGGACCGGGCTCGCGGCCTGGCTGCCGGCGGTCGTGATCGTGCACGCCGTGCTCTGTTCCCGGACCGCCTCCCAGGCCCTCGACTGGACCCGCGGCAGACGTGAGCAGCCCGTACGGCTGCTGGGGGCGCTCGGCACGGTCACCGCGGTGATCGCCGTCGGCTCGGTCGTCCTCTCGGAGCGGGGCCCCGGCGGGGAGCATGTGGCGGCCGCCGCGAGCACGGTCTTCGTGGGGGTGCTGAGTTTCGGCGCCGGCACGCTCACGCTGGGGGTCCGCGGCCGGTGGCACGTCCTCGCGGTCGTGGCGGGGAGCGTGGCCGGCGCCCTGCTCGTGCAGCTCCCGCTGGGCGTGGCCGCCCCCGCCGCGCTCGGCACCGCGTTCGCCGTCCTCGTCACCTGCGGCGGCCTCGCCTTCACCTCCGTCTTCTCCGTCTGGCTCCTCGACGCTGTCTACGAACTCGACGAGGCCCGCGAGACCCGGGCCCGCCTCGCCGTCGCCGAGGAACGGCTCCGGTTCGGCCGCGACCTGCACGACGTGATGGGCCGCAACCTGTCGGTGATCGCGTTGAAGAGCGAACTGGCGGTGCAGCTGGCCCGGCGGGGGCGGGCCGAGGCCGTGGAGCAGATGATCGAGGTCCAGCGGATCGCCCGGGAGTCGCAGCGGGAGGTCCGCGATGTCGTACGGGGCTACCGCGAGGCCGACCTCCGGCTCGAACTGGCAGGCGCCCAGGGCGTGTTGGCCGCCGCCGGCATCGACTGCGAGGTGACCGGCGACGCGGCGGGCCTGCCGGTCGAGGTGCAGTCGGCGCTCGGGTGGGTGGTCCGCGAGGCGACGACGAACGTGCTGCGGCACGGAGATGCGGGGCGGTGCGTGGTGGGGGTGCGGGTGGCTGGGGGGCGGGTCGTGCTGACCGTCGAGAACGACGGGGCGAAGACGGTGGGCGGCGGCGGTGTCGGCGCCGGTGATGACGGCGGGGGCGGCGGGGGCGGCGGCAAGGGCGGGTCCGGGCTGGTCGGGCTGCGGGAGCGGCTGACGGCGGTGGGCGGGGAGTTGGAGGCGGGGGCTGTGGACGGGGACCGGTTCCGGGTGGTGGCTACGGTGCCGCTGCCTTCGGCGACGGGGGCGGGGGGCGGCGCTTCGTGA